One stretch of Pseudomonas sp. NC02 DNA includes these proteins:
- a CDS encoding magnesium and cobalt transport protein CorA: protein MGRVVAAAVYSAGKKVTDITLDEGAAWAAKPDHFVWIGLEEPSALELANLQRQFNLHELAIEDALEKHSRPKLETFGDALFIVTYSPVRDNGKLEFIETHIFAGNGYIITARNGHSASYGYVRQRCEARPLLLEHGEDFVLYALLDFVTENYQPVSEAIHAEVDELERNVLCNSLSEADIQKLHGLRRDVLRLKRYVAPMVEISQELQKLSFPFIDKNMRPYFRDVQIHVTRQMEDLTTLRDIASQTIEIGVLLEASRQSVVQRKFAAWAAILAFPTAVAGIYGMNFQNMPELQWHYGYFAVLGFIAVGCTSLWASFKRSGWL, encoded by the coding sequence ATGGGTAGAGTTGTTGCGGCCGCCGTCTATAGCGCCGGAAAGAAAGTCACTGATATCACCCTCGACGAAGGCGCCGCGTGGGCCGCCAAGCCTGACCACTTTGTGTGGATCGGCCTGGAGGAGCCCAGCGCCCTGGAACTGGCCAACCTGCAGCGCCAGTTCAACCTGCACGAACTGGCCATCGAAGACGCCCTGGAAAAACACAGCCGCCCCAAGCTTGAAACCTTCGGCGACGCGCTGTTTATCGTGACCTATTCGCCGGTGCGCGATAACGGCAAGCTGGAGTTTATCGAAACCCATATCTTTGCCGGCAACGGCTACATCATCACCGCCCGCAACGGCCACTCGGCATCCTACGGCTATGTGCGCCAGCGCTGTGAGGCGCGACCGCTGTTGCTGGAGCATGGGGAAGATTTCGTACTCTATGCGCTGCTGGATTTTGTTACCGAGAACTACCAGCCGGTGAGCGAGGCGATTCATGCCGAGGTCGATGAACTGGAGCGCAACGTGTTGTGCAACTCCCTGAGTGAAGCGGATATCCAGAAGCTCCACGGCCTGCGCCGCGATGTGCTGCGACTGAAGCGCTATGTAGCACCGATGGTGGAGATCAGTCAGGAATTGCAGAAACTGAGCTTCCCGTTTATCGACAAGAACATGCGTCCGTACTTTCGCGATGTGCAGATTCACGTCACCCGGCAGATGGAAGACCTGACCACCTTGCGGGATATCGCCAGCCAGACCATCGAGATTGGGGTGTTGCTGGAAGCCTCGCGCCAAAGCGTGGTGCAACGCAAGTTTGCCGCGTGGGCAGCGATTCTGGCGTTCCCGACGGCGGTGGCCGGGATTTACGGGATGAACTTCCAGAACATGCCGGAGCTGCAATGGCACTACGGCTATTTTGCGGTGCTGGGGTTTATTGCGGTGGGGTGTACAAGTTTGTGGGCCAGCTTCAAGCGTTCAGGCTGGCTGTAA